Proteins co-encoded in one Bacteroidales bacterium genomic window:
- a CDS encoding type II toxin-antitoxin system Phd/YefM family antitoxin, with translation MIVANYSELRKDLKMYLDNVEFENETIIIKRGSGNGAILISLQEYNSMIETLHLISSKRNEERLDSALDKANKGQTFHKNLIEE, from the coding sequence ATGATTGTAGCAAATTATTCTGAATTAAGGAAAGATTTAAAGATGTATTTGGATAATGTTGAATTCGAAAATGAAACTATAATAATTAAAAGAGGTTCTGGTAATGGGGCTATTTTAATATCATTACAGGAGTACAATTCAATGATAGAAACATTACATCTTATATCATCAAAGAGAAATGAAGAAAGATTAGATTCTGCATTAGATAAAGCTAATAAAGGACAAACCTTTCATAAAAACTTAATTGAAGAATGA
- the rmuC gene encoding DNA recombination protein RmuC, with translation MEIIFLIIGLLLGFVFAWLIIKIKFSKKKRVSLEEADDLKKRIETFIIENKVAEERLNNQSEEISKINSKLEKERENNLQLNKIVSAKEANYKNLEDKLKTQKEEIENIQQKFSIEFKNLANEILEEKTKKFTEQNRSNLDEILKPLNEKIKDFEKKVEDTYEKGLKDQTDLKAELKKLHDLNYKISEEASNLTRALKGDVKKQGSWGEIILEKILENSGLRKDVEYKIQYSTTNDEGKRIQPDVVIYLPENKHIIIDSKVSLIAYEHYVNCTNEEDKSKFIKEHLISLKNHIKHLSEKNYYTSPELNSPDYVLMFVPIEASFSIAITEDRDMFNFAWNHKIVIVSPSTLIATLMTVSSIWKQENQTKNAIEIAKKSGDLLDKFYGLVNDLLDVGNKLKSTQKSYESSMNKLSEGKGNLIRKTIEIKELGVKTKKTLPEKIVERAENKELPE, from the coding sequence ATGGAAATAATATTTTTAATTATCGGGCTTTTATTAGGTTTTGTTTTTGCATGGTTAATAATAAAAATAAAATTTAGTAAAAAAAAAAGAGTATCTCTTGAAGAAGCAGATGATCTGAAAAAAAGAATTGAAACATTTATTATTGAAAATAAAGTTGCAGAAGAAAGGTTAAATAATCAATCTGAGGAAATATCAAAAATTAATTCAAAATTAGAAAAGGAAAGGGAAAATAATCTACAATTAAATAAAATAGTATCTGCCAAAGAAGCAAATTATAAAAATCTTGAAGATAAATTAAAAACTCAAAAAGAAGAAATAGAAAATATACAGCAAAAATTCAGCATTGAATTTAAAAATCTTGCAAATGAGATACTCGAAGAAAAAACAAAAAAATTTACTGAACAAAACCGATCTAACCTCGATGAAATATTAAAACCTCTTAATGAAAAAATCAAGGATTTTGAAAAAAAGGTTGAAGATACTTATGAAAAAGGATTAAAAGACCAGACTGATTTAAAAGCTGAATTAAAAAAATTACACGATTTGAATTATAAAATCAGTGAAGAAGCCAGCAACCTGACAAGGGCACTTAAGGGCGATGTGAAAAAACAAGGCAGCTGGGGTGAAATAATTCTTGAAAAAATACTTGAAAATTCAGGATTGAGAAAGGATGTTGAATACAAAATCCAATATAGTACAACAAATGATGAAGGAAAAAGAATACAGCCGGATGTTGTAATTTATCTGCCTGAAAATAAGCACATTATTATTGATTCTAAAGTATCATTAATTGCTTACGAACATTATGTTAATTGTACAAATGAAGAAGATAAAAGTAAATTTATTAAAGAACATTTAATTTCATTAAAAAATCATATTAAACACCTTTCTGAAAAAAATTATTATACATCTCCGGAATTAAATTCACCTGATTATGTTTTGATGTTTGTACCAATTGAAGCATCATTCAGTATTGCAATAACTGAAGATCGTGATATGTTTAATTTTGCATGGAATCATAAAATAGTTATAGTTAGTCCATCAACATTAATTGCAACATTAATGACAGTTTCTTCAATCTGGAAACAGGAAAATCAGACTAAAAATGCTATTGAAATCGCTAAAAAAAGTGGTGATTTACTTGATAAATTTTATGGACTTGTTAATGATCTGCTTGATGTTGGCAATAAGCTTAAATCCACTCAAAAATCATATGAATCATCTATGAATAAATTATCAGAGGGAAAAGGTAACCTGATACGTAAAACAATTGAAATAAAAGAATTAGGAGTAAAAACAAAAAAAACATTACCCGAAAAAATTGTTGAGAGAGCGGAAAATAAGGAATTGCCTGAATGA